In the genome of Diabrotica undecimpunctata isolate CICGRU chromosome 2, icDiaUnde3, whole genome shotgun sequence, the window caaggttaataaattaaaacatttttagccAGTCGGATTTTATAGGAGATTTAATTATcgctgttttattttattattactttgctccaaaataaatcgttttcgagttataagcaagtaaaatagaagaaaaaattctgttttaattattttgaaatatttaaattttttattaattctatttgAAAAAGAGGATAAGtccataattattattattgaagttTTTATGCAAAAATCAGAACAACACTTCTCACATCCACCTCAATACAGTTCGGCCTTGGTCTATGAGGGCAAAACGCATCCTACTTGACTATTCATTCTTTGGGGAATGAAGAACACATAGAATCACAGCTGAACTCAATATCATGCTGATAGACAGTATTTCaacaattataaattatttttaaatatttatataggtacaaaattgtaatattttatttgatGTAATAAAGCTTAAATTTTTGTGTGAGAAATCCCACTAATATATCTGCTTgatttatatacataatatacttagtttgaaaataaaaataaaaaaaaattaataggaTTTGTTTAAAAGTCCAGTCGTTTAATGGCATATGATAGTGTTTATTGATAAAAACAGctatagttaaaaattaaattaaaattaaaacaaaatttaatttaagtgtaataaaaaatcttattaattCGGGACAGTTGATCAGAGGGACGGTTAGTGAATACGTGACAGATCTATAACCTTATTAATTAAAGGTTAATATTTATTAGCCTAACATCGCTAATGAAATTATTAATTCCATAGGCATTGTaacttcaaaataaataaattgtttttaatcCTTTCATCTAAATATTAGTTTAATTGTTCTTATGATAATAAACTTTCACTTGTtacttattataattttaattttacctcTTCTAAATAATTCCCATAGTTCCTAATTGCACTATAAACccaaacaataattaataatattcaaacAACAGGTCAATGTATCACAGCCAGCTtaaaaacttaaaacttaaaaaagaaaGTGCGAACTAGCGTGCGCGGGCGGCGAATCGAGCGAAACAGCCGGCTACTTCCAACCCGCCAACGAAACTGAAAGTGTAAGTCACGGTCTTCGTCGGATGGACAACCTACTGGTTGCTGTGTATCCAAATCTGGTGCACCAGATCAGATGGAGATGGTTAAGAATAATCGAATGTGCATGTCGACCGGAGTTACTGCATTTTTCGAAATTGCACAATTTTTTCTGTTATCAAGCCATCAGAAAAAGTATAATTGGAGTAggattgaaattaaaaatttttggatTGATATTAACAATACTTGCACAAAATGAATTTTATTATTTGACCTTTAcgttgtaaatataaattttcaaGTTGACATAGCCGACActacaacaaaaaatgaacaaataatttagttaatattgtttaatattgaAATATATACACTGACCCGCAAAAGTAACCGGACACTAAAAAGTAATTTCCAATGAATTATTGAataatgaattattaaataacaaaccataaaataaaaaacaaaatccaaaatattgactaacaaatttttttttatctgaaaTAAGATATTGTTTAAACCAAagtcataaaatatttctaaaataaacataCTAAAATCGAGTATTTCCTCCTCGAGTTTAAATAACAGCTCTCATTTTTTTCTGACATAGACTGAATCAAAGCTGCAATCTTGTTTGGCTGTATTTGTTTCCACTCGTTTATTAGCGCCTGTTCTAACGCTACCACAGTTTCAAAATCGTCAGAGTTTTGCCTAACTACCCTTTCCAAATTGTTCCACAAATGCTCTATCGGGTTAAAGTCTAGTCTTCTAGGAGGCCAAGCTAGTGAATAAATACCAACATCTGTAAAGTAATGCATTGTTATCCTGACTATGCTTACAAAATGCTTATAAGGTAACACTTGTTCTTCCAGACATTCTCTAATGTACCTATCAATATTAAGGCCACCTGAGTCTGACATAACAAGCTCCATATGTGCTTCCAAAGAAATGTCGCCCCATACCTCCACCACCAAACTGCACTCTTTGGGGCCTCCATAAACGGACTGCTTATAGCGGTCGAGATCTCGCCAAATTGGACGAGAGCGTGTGAGACGTGTCGAGCAGCTCTTTACTGCAGGCAGCACGGCGAAACTCGACCGCACGCAAACTGCATTTTTGACTGCGACCTCACACGAACTGCTTGAGCGGTCCGTGTATTGCAAATGACAATTTTGTATTGAAACTGCAGATCGCCCAGCGGCAACCGCTTAAAGCTGTATGCTATAGCATTGGCATTGAAGCAAAATTGGCTATAGCATTCTCAAGGCCTTCCCCACACTCTTTGGTAAATATCTCGTAAAACGAGATTCATCTGTAAATAAAACGTTTCTCCAACCTTCCATATCCCAATCTGCATGAGCACAACAGAATTCAAGCGTTGTCTTCGATGAGCTGCATCCAATAAAGAGTCTGTAACAGGTACAACGATGATTAATTTTGTTCACTTAATCTTCGACGTACGGTGTCAGGTGAAATACTGGTACCGTAAAGACCTACCAGTCTCCTAGTCAAAGGTGTAGCAGTAACTGTCTGATCTCGAAGTAATTGAAGTCTTAGAAACAAATCTTCCACGACGTTTGTTGACCTTGGTCTTCCCTGTACAGACCTTCTGAAGTAAGAACCAGTTTcttgaaatatttgtaaagcatgGGATATTCTGTTTTGCAGAACGCCAAGAATATCTTTAAAAGATTGAAGAAAACGGAATGGATATAAGTATGAAGAGCACGAGCCAGAGCAAGCTTGAGTAAAAATTTGGATAACAAATTAAtctttgttattaaatacacttTTTCCCAAAAAAATAACTAACATACACCAAAAGGAATACAATCAATTTAACAAGCATTATTTTAAGTAAGTATTCGATTCATCCAGGTCACCTTAGCAAAATCCTTTTTCCAGCCACAAAAAATGACAAacttaatgtttaaaattttaaaatatcaaacgAATGGATAAAAGCAACTTacaatttaattattatacaagGCAATTCAACAAAACTAAAAGGAGAAAACTATGGAATTTTACGTGTTGGTTTACTTTTGGGagtcagtatatatatatatatatatatatatatatatatatatatatatatatatatacatatatcaaataataatatacaaaatcaaaaacCGTAAACATATTCTTTTTAATTCTATTCTGTTCTAGTGAATTCGCCGCCCTTCTTAAAGAACCGGTTTGTTGTGGGATTCCTTCTATACTAGTCGAGAAGGTCACCGTCCAAATTACGAAGGGATTCTCgattaactgtattttatataagtgttataaatagaacctttaataatgaataaagacaataaattagattaataaaaatacaacaatatattcaaccttaagctaagattaatactattacaacaactaatattaaactcaacaggcgGCCGGGTTGAACCTCATCaattatcactgcgccgagcttttGACATCCTTTTCGATGTCTTAttcagggctttcgaggtctcaATCTCCCGAGCCTCCAGATACTACTACAATGATCACTAAACAATGCCTTACTGGTACCGGGAATAGATTAttgttcatttataccgtcggtGGTAACGTGGTTTGAAGAAcctaaaatgacgtttaacaaaagTTATTTTAGGTTTGTAAAacgttttttataataaatcgagaaCGAACGACTGAATGGATTTggctaattttggttttgaaatatttatttgaagtcCTATGAAGGACTAAAAGGGGAGAAAATAGTAAAAGCAACGGACTTATTTCCCATACAACCATTTACAGTTGTAGTTCATTTGAACATAAAGTGACTTTTAACAAACTTTAagtctatttacttttttgtTTCAACTAAACTCGAAtaaatatgatgaaattgtaaggaaaatagtaaaagtaGTTTTATTTTCCCACACAAACAGTTAAATATACTCATCTGTACCATGTAacatcagatatcaacttttattagttgtatataaagtgttttaaaaaatgtgatttttactcGAGAGTgttaaaacattgtttatttacaatattaaaaactatttttaacattttctctgcaatacagttaaaaaattttatttgtgcATTAAttcaattcattttattttaataataattaatttaataaaacaattctaaataggtaaacttaaaaaatgttaaaatctaaTTGAGCATCCATTAAATTTTCCATATAATATATGTATTAAGAAAGTAAGCttctattatttataaaaaagtatatttcaaAGAAAAAGTTATACTTGATTGAACAGTCGttgagttgcgccaaatgtaggcaacttacaGTTGTTGTTAGCAACgcaatattattcaatattaacTCAAATTCGAAGTAATGAGTCTAAATAAGTTTCATTAAGTATTTATTAGAAATCGAGAAACACTGTtttgtgattttatttttttgatatacatattgttatacagtgtgtaaaagccaaatggaataaattcattatttaggttattgtacatatttataaaaaatcctgaaacacgtcaaatttaaattataacttgacattctttaacgtaaaaatgcaactcctaccttcaacccccttagaatgacaggtacaacccccaatttttaaaataggaagtacaggcttgtgatatatcgtttgaaaggtcttttcattctccattcaaaaatgttgtcgctttcaagtttattaagattaattaagataaaataaattaaaatcatgtggttaccgaaattcgctacagtacaatcaaaaactaaaatgtaatgcaaaacgtaataaaatgtagaacacgaaaaagaactatgaatgttaatgaagtagatgttcaaaatattcaccgcgaacgtcttggcaacatcctaatctcaaataaaactgtcttctaacattatttaacataacaggcgtgatcgacctaatcgcaagcgttattcgttcttttaagtcatttaaatcagaaggtttagttttgtacacatggctcttcacatccccataaaaagaaatctaataatgtaagatcaggtgatcgcgctggccattcactcgatcctcgcctccctatccaccgattgggaaatattgtatcgaggtactgccggacattaagttggtaatgtggtggtgctccatcctgctgaaaccatatcgtattcgctggaacttgagggtttcctggatcaggatataaatttgccaacgttagaatgacatcattttgaagtagtgccaaataattgttgccgtacaagttgccctcaatgaaaaagggatcaatgatattgtttcctacaatccctgcccaaacattaaccttttgagggtattgagtgtgttcttctctcatccagtgacgattttccgtggcccagtaggggcaattttgccgattagcatgaccgttaagtgaaaaagtacactcatcagaaaacataacgtcttctaattggataatattgttatccaacatgtccatcatttgctcacaaaaaaaagttctcctatcaaaattgtcttccatgagctcctgagtaggtatcatcttatagagatgcaatttattttcttttaatatgtttactatcgatgtatggctagcattgaatgtagtggacgCCTGTCTACTCgttgtatgtggattttcctgaaactcaagcaacacatctaatttgagttcatcactcagtgcattgacagctgctttttttatctgccttacatgaccaaactcgcgaaactgcttctctattttacttattgttccttggggtataggcggtaaattaggaaatttctcatgaaataggcgagttacttcctgttgtgtcgggtgttatctccgtaaccaatcatttgtaaaactgttattttatgcatatttatatattaatttattttatcttaattaatcttaataaacttgaaagcaacaacatttttgaatggagaatgaaaagacctttcaaacgatatattacaagcctatacttcctattttaaaaattgggggttgtacctgtcattctaagggtgttgaaggtaggggttgcattttcacgttaaagaatgtcaagttataatttaaatttgacgtgtttcgggattttttataaatatgtacagtaacctaaataatgaatttattccatttggcttttacacactgtatatttgtAATATACACCAAACAAATGGTGATGACCCAAAAACTATTTTGTAAATAAAgtacattcatttagcaaattcccatcagtaaatatgagcacgtgttgatattcgatgtctcattcgtcaagaggctattaaatataatttattaccttagccagccagattctcatgttacagatcccaacttgtcagcattttaaattcaaattgtatcgtgttgatttttaagttaatatattgtgttatatttatgttattagttattgttaagttatttactggtcgtgttatttttttagagtttagtttaattgtgatataatgattaaatttcaagaaattcttacactaacagtttcaaaagtaaatatttttaaaaatcatatgatacataggtcgtatatcagtacgaccctgtttggcttacacgtggttctattgacgattgggaatttgtaaaatgaatagggtttagtaatttgtatttgtaaatacAAATCTATAGATGattatacaatttaaaaaatataaacattaaacctTTGATTTATTGTTTCATTCAGTTTTATTTTGCATATGTTCATTTTGCACTTTTATTCTAAGGCCAGAAGATGAAAAAACGTTGCTAAGATTCGACGGTAGTGGTGACTCCTCTAAGAGCAACCCAAGATTCACAAAGGATTtacatacttttatttattttaacatattCTGCTaagtgtttttcttttatttgtttgtacTAAGGATACAGTAGATTAATAACACATATTATAATACCCTCTTTATTAATTTACAGATTAAATATACCTAACTACATATATATTTAATCATATTAGTTTATTATAATTAGAATGATACATGTTTAATCGCCTCTCCAGTCTGAATTATCTTCAATCCAATCAAGAAACTTTGTTGTTCTGCAATACACAGAAGGATATCCAGAGATACACCATCGCACTCCATATGAAACTACTCCTACTTGAATGTCTCCAATAACCAATGGACCTCCGGAGTCTCCGTTGCAAGCCGTTTTTCCTTCAGCTCCAGAAAGGCAAATTTCTTCATTTTTAACAATTCCGAAGACTTCATTACACGCGAAGTTACTTATTATGGTGTTGTTAACTTGACGAAGAACGTCAGAAACACTTCCACCACCACTAGTGGTTACACCCCAACCACTTACTCGAGCATTATCAcctaaaaatagtttattttcttaattagttaaaatataattagatattaaataaacaatttacaattTAAGTCGTTTGTCCCATTGGGTGCCAGATTATCGACAGCTTTTAAGAACTTTACTTCAAGTATTCTTAGcaaaatttcttaatttttgcCAAAGTTCAACGATAGTGTATATTTTGACAGCCACGAGTTTATTTTTAAACAGACCTAAGTTTTAATACCTCATCATTCAAATCTGATTTAATGAAGTGGTCGatgattttaaattatttgattGGCAAAGAGAACAGCTAGATTTCTTCAAGATAACGGATctttcctttccatttcttttgACCTTCCTTTCCACGATCACGTGCTTTACCGCGACCTCTACCTCAGCCTCTGGGACCAACTCTATCCCCTCCACGGCCACCACCAACAAAACCTCCTTGGAATCTACCGCGTCCACCGGTTGTAGCTGCGTTCGCCATTGTTTAGTTTCTTGTTATGTGGCGATCAgcgaaagaaaaaaagaaagacagCTTCCTAGAAAGAAGCTATATTTCATTTTCGTTGATAGCCAAAGACGGAGGTTTTTGGTAATGGTGGCTGTGGGCGGTTTCAGAGGCTGAGGAAGAGGTTGCGGTAGAGGACGTGGTCCTGAAAAAGGAgatcaaaaggaatgggtatcagtAGCTTAGCTAGGATGTTTAGTCAAATATGGAAAGATCTGTTCTCTTGAAGAAATCTACACGTTCTCTTTTACAATAAAAGAATTCGAATTAGACCACTTCATTGGATCAGACTTGAACGATGGGGTATTGACAATCATGTCTATTTAGAAACAAACTCTTACTAGTCAACATATACGTTTTAAGGCATTTGTTGCCATTAGACACAGCAGATTACACATTCGATTAGGCGTAAAATGCAGCAAGAAAGTAGCAACTACCATTAGAGATATTATTAGTTTGGCCAAACTGTCAGTAATACCAGTACGAAGGGAATACTGGGATAATAAGATTGGTCAGCCTCACACTGTGCCTTACAGGGTTACTGGAAAATCTGGTTATGTTACTGTACGTTTGATCCTAGCTCCCCATGGTACCGGAATCGTTTCTCCCCTGTTCCTAAGAAACTTCTACAGTCTGGTATTAAAGATTGCTAAACTTCAGTTACTAGTTCTACTGGAACTTTATGTAACTTTGCCAAAGCTATATACTTAGCCATTGCAAAGACTTACGCCTACTTTACACCAGATTTATGGAAGGATACGGTTTTACCTAAGACACTATACCAAGAATAATTGCTCAAGTTTACATATTTTGTGATCTTTTGTATGtaaaatacatacaaaaacaGCTTAAAAGAGCTTTTGAGTTTTTGAATCGGCGCTTAAGTAGTTATTCGAAGGCGCTCACTTTCCAATTAAGGTTATCAATTTGGTTGTTTGGATTTTGTTGTCAGGTTAGCGAGTGAGTGCTCTCTTAGAGCTGGGTGCTTGGGAAATATGTAACGagaattagaatattttttgtataaatctttgatTTATAGAATGGTTGTACGTCGACATTGAGATTCCGTGCCCGGACATATTTTGGGAAAGCTCGTTGTAGAGATTGGCGACGTCGTTCCTTTTTAGGGAAGACGTTAAAAAGGATCAAAAACATGAAGTACATAATCGGCTTTATGTCTGAGTTGAGTTTATAAAGAGAATTTTGTCTTGGAGTAGTGACAGGTTGTGACTGTATTTATGTGATTGAAGTTCATTTTCTGCTGGTAGATTTGTGAAAATATGTGGGATCTTTGCCACGACAGTTTAAATAGGAGGGTGCGATTCAAACGAATAAAGTAAAAAGAATTACTCACCTACAAAGTCCGTATTGACATCCGTCTTAGATGGTAGTTTTGAGTAGTTAATAGTGGGGGATACGGGAATTTCATTTGGCAGAATCACAACAGCGATATCGTTATCAATGGTAGAACGATCATATTTTTCGTGTTGTTTCCAACTAGCTGCGTTTACTGTGATTTGACCAGGACTCACCTGTTTAAGATTATGAGCACCAAGAGTGATTTCTATGGAAGTTGCActgaaatataataatattaattgtttatagatagatagatagatagaacgtttattgaccactttacataaagtttgaagtccgtataaaaaatacaataaaagatataataatgtaaacttaaaattaacttaaccatattggctaaagtaatatacatatgtaagtattagcagaagaattaaaattaaaaatttaagataaaaaaatctctaaccaaaaaaaaacaaacctaaactgtcacataaaaaatctttgaaatatggaagtaacaaaaatgtgcaaataattaagaatattcccgaatcgatgactaaataaactaatacataaaacttagtacattttaatagcaataatacaatgtgatatgtagatagtaaatcgacagtattctgaccaaactgggtacacgttataaaggtgtattgaggtattctgtctttgagtaaaaacaatatgttaaaaaatgctttctgatcctatttttaaacagtggtggagacagaatttttatttcgttaggcagatagttatacaagtgaatatcaattgaattctttgtgctctttgatagtctgaatcgttgtgacctaattaaatccctcgatcttgttagatgatcatgtaattgggagtttatagtaaacttatttttattatcgtgaatttccaacagtgttgcatacatataaagcgaaggtagaggcataatacccatgttcaaaaataatggtttacaatgatccctaaaatccgctccagcaagtatcctcaccaccttcttttgtaatttaaatattctgtcggcatgaccagagttgccccaaacagctattccatattgtatatgactatgaaacaatgaaaagtaacacattttaagggtacttttaggtaccaaataaaccaggttacgcattacaaatattgtactggcgagtttagaacttaagttgtctatatggatgccccaatctaagttgtcatccataaaaatccctaacaatttgatgctatatccaaaaatgtgtcttcgatctgaactgaaaactatattttgatttttattctcgtttagttttagtttattatgtgtaaaccagtttttaattttaagcacatggtttccta includes:
- the LOC140435036 gene encoding chymotrypsin-like, which gives rise to MKTFAMLVTVLATASCNLIFSTKDELPPFRHPTVDPVGSPDDLPDDPNLQIIHGDEVKPHSIPYQIYLIGRSSFQSWSCGGSIISPKTVITAAHCVDGATSIEITLGAHNLKQVSPGQITVNAASWKQHEKYDRSTIDNDIAVVILPNEIPVSPTINYSKLPSKTDVNTDFVGDNARVSGWGVTTSGGGSVSDVLRQVNNTIISNFACNEVFGIVKNEEICLSGAEGKTACNGDSGGPLVIGDIQVGVVSYGVRWCISGYPSVYCRTTKFLDWIEDNSDWRGD